The Daucus carota subsp. sativus chromosome 7, DH1 v3.0, whole genome shotgun sequence genome window below encodes:
- the LOC108194323 gene encoding transcription factor bHLH162 — translation MDPNQSSSSKADRKTIEKKRRNHMKGLCTELNSLVPRQNLREVKSLTDQVEEAEKYIKKLQVKLEKMKEKKERLMRDNPNARFYGGLATQPQIEIHESGDALVLNLVTGLEFEFMFNETIRMCHEEGLDIVNASFSVTENSVLHNIHSKIGESAEEGAIARVTEKLNTFVAGSASY, via the exons ATGGACCCAAACCAGAGTAGCTCCTCCAAAGCTGATAGAAAGACcatagaaaagaaaaggaggAATCACATGAAAGGCCTCTGCACTGAACTCAATTCCCTTGTTCCCCGTCAAAATCTCAGG GAGGTCAAGTCATTGACAGATCAAGTTGAGGAAGCTGAAAAGTACATAAAGAAATTGCAAGTGAAGCTGGAGAAAATGAAGGAGAAGAAAGAGCGTTTGATGAGGGATAATCCAAATGCTAGGTTTTATGGGGGACTCGCAACTCAACCACAGATTGAAATTCACGAATCTGGTGATGCGTTGGTGCTCAATCTGGTAACTGGTCTGGAATTCGAGTTTATGTTTAATGAAACTATTCGAATGTGTCATGAAGAAGGGTTGGATATCGTCAATGCCAGCTTTTCCGTCACAGAGAACTCAGTATTGCACAATATACACTCAAAG ATTGGAGAATCTGCTGAAGAAGGTGCAATTGCTCGAGTTACTGAGAAACTAAACACCTTTGTGGCCGGTTCTGCGTCATATTAA